The Podarcis muralis chromosome 16, rPodMur119.hap1.1, whole genome shotgun sequence genomic interval tttcaaggctgctggtcccttattttcaaatctgtaagttgacagctatggctgaaaTGGACCAGGATTCCACAGAGCCCACCAGACAAGCCCAGTCCCAATAATGGAGAAGCGGGTAAAGGGAGAGACTTGCCCCCCACACCAAGTTCCTTACACCAGAGGGGGCTGTCCCAGCAGGACCAACCCCTACCAAGTGATCCTTCTAACCAGGCCCATTGCACAGAGGAGGGTTGAGGCCAACTTCCGGGCAAGTCCCCCAGAGTTATTTTTTCCTGGGAAAATTAATCCCAGATTGTTACAACTCTTCTTCCTCCTAGTCTCAGAGTCACTAACATATGTCAGAACTTGGCACATGAACATTTGGAGGAGAAAGAggcaatgcttttttttaaaaaaaaattatttgtttttttagattaaagttttacaatcacatatccaacataaaaacaggattccaaagaatctccaggaattctccctcctcccctttgtgggtcctattattagtcatttcctcctgcatcttttacagtaatccaaatcttttacatctccattatgtccaaaattcaccattaaactacaagtgttattccaaccctactaacgattttagctgtttacaatggttttttttaaaggtatattataaagtttccccattccttattacaattttggtcttcctgatttccgattcttccggtcatttttgccatttcggcataatccatcaaacTTAATCGGCCATTcgtctctggtagggactttatcatCTTTCCATTCGCTGAGTCTAAAGCATGGTGAGAAAGAGGGAATTCTTGCCATGCTTTAAACTCAGTGAATGTCTCCTGCTAgggagaaggggtgggtgggaagaggtaCATTTAAAACCAGGTCTTTTGAAAGCAGGCAGTGAAATGAGGAAGAAGCCCACCTTTGGAGCCCCCTGAACATTGTGGTTTCTCCAAGTCATTAAGAGACAGGGGTCTTCCCTCTCCCCCACGCAACATCTCTGCACTTTCTCTTTCTTCGGGAGATAAATTGACCCACCCTGACCTCAGCGCCCCCACCCCTCCTTCACCGCCAGCACAGAGGAGCCGGAAGGCAGGTGCGTTTAGCTCACCTTTGAACAGCTCCACAGCTCTGAATTCAAAGGGGATGTTGTTCTTCTTGGCAAAGAGGTAGACGGCtcggcagggctgggagaggaggtcTAGGTACAGCTCCAGCACCATGGCGGTCCCTGGGCATGGAGAGGCAGAGCAGCGGAGAGCAGAGATTTTCCTCTGTGTAGTCTGCCTTTGGCAGAACACCCTCCCAGGAAGGACAGGAACTGCAGCAGGGCAGAGAGCGAGGGAGTAGCAGAATGCGGgagcctgccagccagccagatgttCTCCCTGAGGGGCGGAGTATTGACTCCAGCAGGCAGGgacttttgctttctttttttctggaaaagtaCAAGAAGCGAAGCACGTGCGACTGGCAGAGCCTGCGGTGGCAGTCGGCGAGGCGGGCGCAGACCCTCAAGGCGTGGTTGGATCGGTTAAAAGCCCAGGAGAGACTCTTTGACCCAAGAGCCTGCTCACTGAAATATGAACTTTGCAAAGTGGCAGTAAAACGCTGGCTGGTTTCCCAGGTGCTTTGTACACCTCTAGCACACCAATAGATACCGCACGCATTCCGATCTGCGGAAATTTCTACGCCGACCATTTGCAGGTGTCGGACAGGCAGGCAGAAAGTGTGGTAGGTGGCTTGGCCAAGTGGAGAGAGACTCTTATTGCACCAATGCACCTGAACATTCAGTCCGGAccctgagctccagctccaagggccttctggcggttccctcactgtgggaagtgaggctacagggaaccaggcagagggccttctcggtagtggcgcccgccctgtggaacgccctcccatcagatgtcaaggaagtaaagaactatctgactttttgaagacatctgaaggcagccctgttttatgTTCTACTGCAGTTTTAtaattggttggaagctgcccagagtggctggggcaactcagtaagatgggtggcatataagtaataaattgttgttgttattccatcCCCCGATTGCTGCTGACCCAAGAAACAAGCCACAGCCTGCAAGGACACAGTAGAGCTAACTGTACCAACATCCAGCAAAGATGAAGAGAAAGGCTTATCAGAAGGGGAGGTTTGTACCGAAGGAGTCGACAGCAAGGGACAGCATCTGCTCTTAATTTGTTCTTGAATGACTCTCATTCTGCTCTTAATTTGAATGTTCTTGAATGACTGCCTGTCTGTTTTCTAAGTGGGCTGTCCAGGGCTTACAAGTGTCACATGGTGGCAGCATGTCTCGGAAAGAAGGTCCTTTTGGATCTGTAGGGAGCAAGGAGTGTCCCCATTATAACAATAGATACAGGATCTGGCTTCCCACCGTGGTTGACCAGATGCTTTCAGCAAACCCCCAAAGTTCAATTTGACCATCACGATTAATAACAGTGACATCTCCTCCACCTCAgctattaatttgtctaattgcCTTTTTAAGGTTGTCTAAGCTAGTGGCCTTGGCCAAGTCGTGTGGGAATGAAACCTATGAAACATCAGACCATTCTTTGCCCTGGAACTACCGCCAATCGGTTTCACTGGATGAGGGAACAACATCACATTTCCCATTCACTgccacacatacagtggtacctagggttacatatgcttcaggttacatacacttcaggttacatacgcttcaggttacagactccgctaacccagaaatagtgcttcaggttaagaactttgcttcaggatgagaacagagatcgtgctccggcggtgcggcagcagcaggaggccccagtagctaaagtggtgcttcaggttaagaacagtttcaggttaagaacggacctccggaacgaattaagtacttaacccgaggtactactgtattttctTCTAAATAAAGAAGCCCCAACCGTTGAGATCTTTCCTCACAGGGGACTTCCTCCATCCCCCTGGATCATCTTGGCTGTTCTTTTGTGCAACCTTTCCTAACTCTGCAATACCCTTTTGGGAGTGGGGAGACCGGGGCTGTACATGggattccaaatgtggttgcatcACAGAACTGAATAGACACTGCAGTACTGACAGCTTTATTTTCCATCACTAGTCTGGAATTCACCTTTTTTCCCCGGAGCGGCTGCACACTTGGCTCAACATTTTTGCTGAGCCCAAGGCCTCTTTCCCCAGGTACTTGCCTACATCACTGTGGAGAGGAAAGAAGTGGGGATGTTTCTGCCCCAACATGTTATCACTTGACACTTGACCCGCATCAGCTGGTTTGCTGCCCACTGATGCTGCTTGGATGAATTTTCTGTGATATCTTTGCTGTCTCGCTTGAGTTTTCCCCATCCTGAACCATTGGTGTCATTCCCAGACATAGCTGCCACACTGCTTGCTCCTGACTCCCAGTCATTTAGGATCAGGCCTATAAGAACTTCCGCTGCAGCTACCACCCAGGACTCCTCTGCTCAGTACCTGAGGggcccagtcctgccactcaccacctggcccagggcagggcctgatggGCTCTGTAAAGGACTGCTGCCACGGCTAGGCAGAGAgagcagttttgttttttgtttaaattgctgttattttttacctatgtcgttttaaactgtgatattaatgctgtattcttagtttcagattttgatttatgtggaaattgtttcccatttggttgtgtgttttgtttttttttgatgtggtttatttactgtttatgacttttgtagttatgtaaatcttgtcatagggacacgggtggcgctgtgggttaaagcctcagcgcctagggcttgccgatcgaaaggtcggcggttcgaatcctcgcggcggggtgcgctcccgttgctcggtcccagcgcctgccaacctagcagttcgaaagcacccccgggtgcaagtagataaatagggaccgcttaccagcgggaaggtaaacggcgttccgtgtgctgcgctggctcgccagatgcagctttgtcacgctggccacgtgacccggaagtgtctgcggacagcgctggcccccggcctcttgagtgagatgggcgcacaaccccagagtctgtcaagactggcccgtacgggcaggggtacctttacctttacctaaatcttgtcatgctgtaagccgccttaagcattgtttttttttaacagtggaaaggcggcatacaaataaaaaatgatgatgatgatcaaatTAAAAAGCCCTGCTCCTGATACAGACCCATCTCTTCCTCCCAGTAACAGTTGTATTTACATACTTCTCAACATTATGGagaagccgccccccccccccaggcaagaCTATGATCTTGCCCAGCCAGAGCAGCTAGAGGCACCAAATGAACCCCTTCTCTTTATTGGATCAGGCTCTTGAAAGAGATGAATGAGCAGCACCAGGATCCTGCCCCTCTTTGCAAGGTTGGGCCTTGCATAAGGATCATTGGGTAGTGGCTAGCAGCTTTAACTGCATGGCAGTTGAGGCTGTTCCTTAGGTGGGCGGCCAAGGCAAGTTCTGTCCCACCCCCTTTGTACAGGGAGGGGGCACAGGTCTACGACAAAGGATCCAAGGGCGAAAGAAAGACACAAAAGATGAAGCAGCACACAGAGGACATCCTCCGTCCTAAGGCACCTTGCCCCATCAATGTGGGGAAATGAGAGTAAAGCATGTGAAGTCCTCTTTGACCTTCTCCCTAGTCCACCTACCTAAAGGTCTTCTTCACACAGATGGAAAGACACACAAAGAGGGACAGGATGGATCCTCCCACCCCTCAGTTGGCCACTCCCAGTTAGGGTTTTGGAATGGATGCAGTGTTTTGATTCAGGAAGAACCACAACTCTCTCTGGACATGGAAGAATGGGCAGAATTTCTAGAGGGGTGGCTCCTTTTGCCCAGAAGTCGTCCAGCAAAGGAGCCCAGTCACAAGGCTTTCTGAGATTGGACCGAAAGGTTCCCGTACCCCCCTGGGCCCTCTGCTTCATGGCCTGAACTCTTCTCCTGGTGACCAGCCCTGAGTCCCAGAGATGACAATAAGGAGAAGAGGCACCGGGGTGGGGAGCGTTGCTGCTCCAATTATATTTGAAGAGACCAAAACGTGTTGGTTGGTTCTTGAGCTTTATTGAGGGGGACTCTGCCCCCCAATGGCGTTTACTTCATATACTTCAGCAAGTGCTGCTTGATTTGTTCCCTCATTTCAGGAGGGAGTTGATCCTCCGTCACATCCTTGGCTTTGGAGAGCTCCCTGTGGGCCTCGGTAAAGAGGTCCTTCCCCACAGCTTCTTCCACTCTGGAGCGCCAGGCGGCCAGCTTGGGTCTACCTTCAAAGACGTCGTAGCCGGCGCTTACGGGCTGCAAAGAGAAGGAGAGTGAGCGGGCGCTGATTTGGCGCGGATGCAGCCCCAGCACCTGTTCAAGAGGGCGTTCAATGCTGGGAGTCTAAAGAGCGACAGAGGGGCAGAGAGAATGATCAATTGGAAGAATGATCAAGGATTTGCTTGTACGCATGCAAATAAAATGCCATCGGTCTTGTCAGCCACTCAATGCTCTGGattcctcaaggaccgcctctttccatatgaccctacctggaccctgagatcctcttctgaggccctccttcatgtgccacctcctcgagaggtccagagggtggcaacacgagaacagggccttctctgcagtggctccccgtctgtggaatgctctccccagggaagttcgcctgacgccttcattatacacctttaggtgccatgcaaaaacgttcctttttaaccaggcctttgcttgacctgattgacatcctatgcccttttcaattttttttttttgggggggggggctattgggttgttgtttttatttttattatgtattttgtggttttatatcttgattgtattctgtgaaccgccctgagacgcccaggcatagggcggtatataaattcaatcaataataataataattttgcccaTGCAGAATCAGAGGTCAAAGTCATGACTGAAGTCTTTACAGTCTGTGAGGAGCCCGGCTCCACAGATTTTTATCCTTAGAGCAGAATGCTTAGAGGAACTTGCAGTGGAAAATGCAACTATCTGTATGGTTCATTTTTACAAACACCACTTAGAAATGATAATGAGTATGTGGTATACAATCAAACACAAACAATAGTTATTTTGGAAAGCTAGTATTATTAACACCTGGATTGCTAATTGATTTCTACTTCCTGCTATATGCCTTTGAAGTAAAGTGGGATGTTGACACTTCTACttaaaaaaataaggggaaaaaaGACTTGGGATTAAGAGGCTGAAAATAACTCCTGTTGCTTAGCTGGGAAGAATGAATCTGGGAGAAGAATGAACTTGCAAATGTGCTAGGCTGTTTCTTTTTAAGCAAGGACAGAAGAAATGTTCCCAAGCTTTCATTTGTTTGGCAAGAAGAGACACTGTGCCTGCATTGTTCTTCTGTCAGGGGTAGGTGGGAGGGAATCAGGTGTCTGAGCTCACTCTGCATGCCTTTTGAGAAAAGCTATCATTGCCAAATGTGCAAGGAAATCTGCCCCACAGCTATCAACACCATACCCATTAACCGTCCCGATTTGAGTGGGACACCCCGGCTTCTGATTAGAGATCTTGGAATGTCCCGTTTTTTGTCTTGTGCTGTGGCGCAAATCAGCTGGCTCGCGCCAGAGTGCTcaaccaaaatacagtggtgcctcgcaagacgaaattaatccgttccgcgagtctcttcgtcttgcggttttttcgtcttgcgaagcacggctattagcggcttagcggctattaacggcttagcggctattaacggcttagcggcttagcagctattaatggcttagcggcttagcggctttaagaaaaaggaaacaaactcgcaagacgtttcgtcttgcgaagcaagcccatagggaaattcgtcttgcggaacgactcaaaaaacggaaaaccctttcgtctagcgagtttttcgtcttgcgaggcattcgtcttgcggggcaccactgtacaattgcTTTTTGCTCTCATGCTAGTCAGTTGGCACGTGCAAGAGCGCCAGACAAAACCCTTGCATGAGTCGGCTGGTTCCAGCGAGAGCTCAGCACCAAAAAAAATGAGTGTCCCAGTTTTGATCAGCGAGATGCTGAAGGATATACATCATGAGTGGGGTAGCACCCAGCCCCtgcttctggctggccactgtgggaaaatgACAATTAGACATACCTTTGACATGACCCAACAGCCAGGCTCGCCTCACCTCCTGAGGACCCCAGTTCTAATGTTCCAAAAGAGAGAAAATCTCCCACTTCTCTCTTCCCACACTTCCTGTTCTGGAGTGTGACTGGATTGGTGGGGGGACTGATTGGAGGAGGGAATGGGGGAGTGAGAGGGAGGGTCTACTGGGATGTTGGGGAAGGAATAGGTGGGCCTAGGGCCACCCAGGCAAAGTCTCAGTTGGAGTCCCTGAGGTTAGGAAACAAAGAGACCTCGTATTTCAAGGTTTCTGAGCGAAACAGCCCATGAACTGCATTCACCAAGACGTTGGTTGTTCGTTCTGTCAAGAATAAATGTTAAATCCCTGTTGTGTCTCTCTCACGGTTTATATTTTGAGggtctaaaccatgggtaggcaaactaaggcctggaggctggatccggcccaatcgccttctaaatccggcctgcgaacggtctaggaatcagtgtgtttttatatgagtagaatgtgtccttttatttaaaatgcatctctgggttatttgtggggcataggaatttgttcatccccccctaatatagtctgcccccccaacaaggtctgagggcagtggaccagccccctgctgaaaatgtttgatgacccctggtctaaacatCTGCCACAAAGCAAAATGTTCACAGCAAGGCTGTGTCAACAGACTTAATTTTGTACACTTCTGTCCCGACTGGAATCGTTTtgtttctaaactaaaaagctccgtgtgtgtgtgtgtgtgtgtgtgtgtgtgtgtgtgtgagagagagagagagagagagagagagacagccggAGGGGGggctggagaggagagaaagaaagaaagaaagaaagaaagaaagaaagaaagaaagaaagagaaagagagagagagagagagagagagagagagagagagagagagagatatgcttcagtagtggcgcccaccctgtggaacaccctcccttcagatgtgaaggaaataagcagttatcctatctttaaaagacatctgaaggcagccctgtttagggaagtttttaatatttaatgttgtattgtttttaacatttgattgggagccgcccagagtggctgggaagactcagccagatggacgggctataaataataaattattattattattattactactactactactactactactactactactactactattcagcCACCTGGTCACTTGGGTTCCCAGTTTGCAGCTCTGACCTCTTCTTTTTGAGATGTGGTGATCCCACCTGGCTCTGGCTAGCAGGAAGTGATGAGGTGCCTCAGCCTTGCCAGGAGCCAAAGGCCATTTCCTCCCAGAGGCCCCCAGACCTCATCGCCCCCCAGCACTCACCTGCATGATTTCTACAATGGCCACCAAGTCTGCCAAGGAGATTTCCGTGCCAGCGATGAAGGGCCTGTCCTGGAGGAACTTCTCCTCAAACAGCTTCAGGGTCTCTTTCAGACTCTCAAGGAATTCTTCGAGCTTTTCGGGAGGGGCAGGATGTCCCAGGAAGAGTGGCAGCAAAACCTATGCAGAGAAGGGGGCAAGATGGAATTGGACACCGGAGACGTTCTTCACCTCTCATCACCGGGCGAGaggtgagaggaaggaaggaaaaacaatGGCAGCTGTCAGCATTTCATCTCTCGTGGGCAGGGGCAGGGTCTCTCTAACAGATTCACAGGCCACAAAactgagcccagctctggtcgCCTTGTTGCAGCAGGGATGTCTCCTCCGTAAATTGTCATCTGGGCCAAGAGGTACCTTACCTTTGCCAGGTACACTTTGGTGCCATACATTCGCGTGGTCATGTGTTGCCAAGACAGATATTCGTCCACGCGGGCTCGCTTCTGCAGGTCCGAGgggtaccagtggtcaggggtctTGAATTTCCTTGCTAGGTACAAGAGGATGGCAATGCTGTTTGggtagaagaaaaagagagaagaagatcAGCAGGCACAAACAGTGAATAACAACAGATGCAGTCGGATGCAAACAAGTTgggggatttttcttcttcttcttctaaattttttttattattgaatacttttattttgctttaaacaaatacatataaatatagacaaccaaaattacaaaagaaaattccttaataatgataataatgaaaaaaactaaaaaactacaaaaaatattaaagtacatggcacagaacataagcaactgtgggaaagaaaaaagaaaaaggaaaaataggaaaataggaaaaagaaaaaggaagatgagccaaagcaggaaagctcatctattgtac includes:
- the LOC114586761 gene encoding glutathione S-transferase theta-1-like → MVVELYLDLLSQPCRSVFIFAKKNNIPFEFKHVPLIQGQNRTKEFGKVNLLGKVPALKDGDFTLAESIAILLYLARKFKTPDHWYPSDLQKRARVDEYLSWQHMTTRMYGTKVYLAKVLLPLFLGHPAPPEKLEEFLESLKETLKLFEEKFLQDRPFIAGTEISLADLVAIVEIMQPVSAGYDVFEGRPKLAAWRSRVEEAVGKDLFTEAHRELSKAKDVTEDQLPPEMREQIKQHLLKYMK